A stretch of Lachancea thermotolerans CBS 6340 chromosome D complete sequence DNA encodes these proteins:
- the RGS2 gene encoding GTPase-activating protein RGS2 (some similarities with uniprot|Q99188 Saccharomyces cerevisiae YOR107W RGS2 Negative regulator of glucose-induced cAMP signaling directly activates the GTPase activity of the heterotrimeric G protein alpha subunit Gpa2p), with protein MNTSGAPTLEQALEMARAQPRNASRARSRDSPAQAFSFAAFRDFLRKSHCDENLDFILATDAFVGADAALTEADFPLKPWTDNVYSQFIRRDSPRECNLPQGIRECFDRCHATQSAPDRAYIRSARQHVITLLRDAFTRFLDRQRRCSSSNCSRCGSRTAAVMAASAAASAAASLAASASSSATATAPGTPSVLSPGLAAAKLSRNSYISDYAVDDDDEDEDGTDGADAGQSYNIRDLRDLRDLRDLDTEGSAAATITRTQNSASTAFSAFSAASAASAASALSATVHPPLGSITTTTGTHLSDRPAYPPSSMPSTPSSSFSTTSSAGFNSLKLKHTGKKLVNKFKFRRSSSGSSGSSFNP; from the coding sequence ATGAACACCAGCGGGGCTCCGACGCTGGAACAGGCGCTGGAGATGGCACGGGCGCAGCCACGGAAcgcgtcacgtgctcgCTCACGTGACTCGCCGGCGCAGGCGTTCTCCTTCGCGGCGTTCCGCGACTTCCTGCGCAAGTCGCACTGCGACGAGAACCTGGACTTCATCCTGGCGACGGACGCGTTTGTCGGCGCGGACGCGGCGCTCACCGAGGCCGATTTCCCGCTCAAGCCCTGGACCGACAACGTCTACTCACAGTTCATCCGCCGCGACTCGCCGCGCGAGTGCAACCTCCCGCAGGGCATCCGCGAGTGCTTCGACCGCTGCCACGCGACACAGTCCGCGCCGGACCGCGCCTACATCAGGAGCGCGCGCCAGCACGTGATCACGCTGCTGCGGGACGCCTTCACCAGGTTCCTGGAccgccagcgccgctgCTCATCCTCGAACTGTTCGCGCTGCGGCTCGCGCACCGCTGCGGTCATGGCCGCGTCTGCGGCTGCGTCCGCAGCCGCGTCGCTCGCTGCATCGGCGTCCTCCTCCGCCACAGCCACGGCGCCGGGGACACCGTCAGTGCTCTCGCCAGGCCTCGCCGCCGCCAAGCTCAGCCGCAACTCTTATATCAGCGACTACGCCGTggacgacgatgacgaagacgaagacggcACCGACGGCGCCGACGCAGGCCAGAGCTACAACATCCGCGACCTCCGCGACCTTCGCGACCTTCGAGACCTCGACACGGAGGGCAGCGCGGCAGCCACTATCACGCGCACTCAGAATTCGGCCTCTACTGCTTTCTCTGCATTTTCAGCCGCATCTGCCGCGTCTGCTGCTTCCGCGCTATCTGCGACCGTGCACCCACCTCTTGGCTCCATCACGACCACCACTGGGACGCACCTTTCAGACCGCCCAGCGTATCCTCCCTCTAGCATGCCCTCGACCCCATCGTCCTCATTCTCCACCACCAGCAGTGCGGGCTTCAACTCcctgaagctcaagcaTACAGGCAAGAAGCTTGTCAACAAATTTAAATTTCGCCGTAGTAGCTCAGGAAGCTCTGGCTCGTCGTTTAATCCTTAG